The following proteins are co-located in the Granulicella pectinivorans genome:
- the rplX gene encoding 50S ribosomal protein L24 → MATKFKPVVTSKIKIKRNDRVEVIAGKDKGKKGRVLRVIADKNRVLVEGVMMMKKHVKPNPQQNIKGGIAEKEATIHISNVMLIDAEGNKTRIGIKTEGDKKVRVAKTTGATIADKKK, encoded by the coding sequence ATGGCAACCAAGTTCAAGCCCGTCGTCACCTCGAAGATCAAGATCAAGCGCAACGACCGTGTGGAAGTCATCGCCGGTAAGGACAAGGGCAAGAAGGGCCGCGTCCTGCGCGTCATCGCCGACAAGAACCGCGTTCTGGTCGAGGGTGTGATGATGATGAAGAAGCACGTGAAGCCCAACCCCCAGCAGAACATCAAGGGCGGCATCGCGGAGAAGGAAGCCACGATCCACATCTCGAACGTCATGCTCATCGACGCGGAGGGCAACAAGACCCGCATCGGGATCAAGACGGAAGGCGACAAGAAGGTCCGCGTGGCGAAGACCACCGGAGCGACCATCGCCGACAAGAAGAAGTAA
- the rplR gene encoding 50S ribosomal protein L18, protein MINPRERNVIRKRVHTRIREKMSGTAARPRLNVYRSLNHIYTQLIDDLNGVTLAAASSMGVKGEDKVYGGNVEAAKLVGKLIAERAIEKGIKKVVFDRGGYLYHGRVKALAEAAREAGLDF, encoded by the coding sequence ATGATCAATCCACGCGAACGTAATGTCATCCGCAAGCGCGTCCACACCCGCATCCGCGAGAAGATGTCCGGCACTGCCGCGCGTCCCCGCCTCAACGTCTACCGCTCGCTCAACCACATCTACACCCAGCTCATCGACGATCTCAACGGCGTAACGCTCGCCGCAGCTTCGTCCATGGGTGTCAAGGGTGAGGACAAGGTGTACGGCGGTAACGTCGAAGCCGCTAAGCTCGTCGGCAAGCTCATTGCAGAGCGCGCCATCGAGAAGGGCATCAAGAAGGTGGTCTTCGATCGCGGTGGTTATCTCTACCACGGTCGCGTCAAGGCCCTCGCCGAAGCCGCCCGCGAAGCCGGGCTCGATTTCTAA
- a CDS encoding adenylate kinase has protein sequence MHALTLASSDFVPGPLLLLGAPGVGKGTQAQILVAEYGIPQISTGEILRRNIAEGTELGLKAKDLMAAGQFVDDDTVNGMVRSRLAEPDVLRGYILDGYPRTLAQANWLDAHLAAAHATSELPLVAVSIQVDETDLLHRITGRRICPTCKCSYNIYSQPPLVPGICDHDGAALIQRPDDTEEAFEQRMKEYAAKTVHVIDHYRGHGRFEEVDGSQPIEAVTAAIHTALKKLRGQKEE, from the coding sequence ATGCACGCTTTGACTCTCGCTTCTTCCGATTTCGTCCCCGGCCCCCTGCTCCTTCTTGGAGCACCAGGCGTCGGCAAGGGAACCCAGGCCCAGATCCTGGTCGCCGAATACGGCATCCCGCAGATCTCCACCGGTGAGATCCTCCGCCGCAACATCGCTGAGGGCACCGAACTCGGCCTCAAGGCGAAAGACCTGATGGCCGCCGGCCAGTTTGTGGACGACGACACCGTCAACGGCATGGTGCGCTCGCGCCTCGCTGAACCCGATGTCCTCCGTGGGTACATCCTCGACGGATACCCCCGCACTCTCGCTCAGGCCAACTGGCTCGACGCTCATCTCGCCGCCGCGCACGCCACCTCGGAGCTTCCCCTGGTGGCCGTCAGCATCCAGGTCGACGAGACCGATCTCCTTCATCGCATCACGGGCCGCCGCATCTGCCCCACCTGCAAGTGCAGCTATAACATCTACTCCCAGCCCCCCCTCGTCCCCGGCATCTGCGACCACGATGGCGCCGCGCTCATCCAACGTCCTGACGACACCGAAGAAGCCTTCGAGCAGCGTATGAAGGAATACGCCGCCAAGACCGTCCACGTGATCGACCACTACCGTGGTCACGGCCGTTTCGAAGAGGTCGACGGCTCCCAGCCCATCGAGGCGGTCACCGCTGCCATCCACACCGCGCTCAAAAAGCTCCGCGGCCAGAAAGAAGAGTAA
- the infA gene encoding translation initiation factor IF-1: MSKEDAIEVMAVVVETLPNALFKVELENKHQALAHVSGRMRKNFIRILPGDRVAIELSPYDLNRGRIVYRYK; the protein is encoded by the coding sequence TTGTCGAAGGAAGATGCAATTGAAGTCATGGCGGTAGTCGTTGAGACTCTGCCGAACGCGCTGTTCAAGGTCGAGCTTGAAAACAAGCATCAGGCCCTCGCACACGTCTCCGGACGCATGCGCAAGAACTTCATTCGTATCCTCCCCGGCGACCGTGTCGCGATTGAGCTCAGCCCATACGATCTCAACCGTGGCCGCATTGTTTACCGCTACAAGTAA
- the rpmD gene encoding 50S ribosomal protein L30, with protein MADIAKIKLQYFRSMICTPVKHKLVIKGLGFTRLNQIVLREDSPSIRGMVAKVPHLVRVVD; from the coding sequence ATGGCAGATATCGCCAAGATCAAGCTGCAGTACTTCCGCTCCATGATCTGCACGCCCGTCAAGCACAAGCTCGTCATCAAGGGCCTGGGCTTCACGCGCCTGAACCAGATCGTTCTGCGCGAAGATTCCCCCTCGATCCGTGGGATGGTGGCAAAGGTGCCCCATCTCGTCCGCGTCGTCGATTAG
- a CDS encoding HigA family addiction module antitoxin produces the protein MTMHNPASPGELLREFLGDKTATELAAHIGVARATISRVLNDRTAVTVDLSIRLGEALKLSPDFFSKAQLQRDLWLESQKDRPRIKPLAA, from the coding sequence ATGACGATGCACAATCCGGCCAGCCCAGGCGAGCTCCTCCGTGAGTTCCTCGGCGACAAAACTGCCACCGAACTCGCGGCCCACATCGGCGTAGCCCGCGCCACCATATCCCGCGTCCTCAATGACCGCACTGCCGTGACGGTCGACCTCAGCATCCGACTCGGCGAAGCCCTCAAGCTCTCCCCGGACTTTTTTTCCAAGGCCCAGCTCCAGCGCGACCTCTGGCTCGAATCCCAGAAGGATCGCCCCAGAATCAAACCACTCGCTGCGTGA
- the rplN gene encoding 50S ribosomal protein L14: MSVQMRTILDVADNSGARKLQVILPLGGGLGKKAGLGDVVTAAVKEASPDGTVKKGKVVKAVLVRTRKEYRRRDGTYIRFDQNAAVVINDANEPVGTRVFGPVARELREKKFLKIVSLAPEVI, translated from the coding sequence ATGTCAGTACAAATGAGGACCATCCTCGACGTAGCCGATAACTCCGGCGCCCGCAAGCTGCAGGTCATCCTGCCGCTTGGCGGCGGCCTGGGCAAGAAGGCTGGTCTTGGCGATGTCGTCACCGCCGCGGTCAAGGAAGCTTCCCCCGATGGCACCGTCAAGAAGGGCAAGGTCGTCAAAGCCGTGCTCGTTCGCACCCGCAAGGAATACCGCCGCCGCGATGGCACGTACATCCGCTTCGACCAGAACGCTGCCGTCGTGATCAACGATGCCAACGAGCCGGTCGGAACCCGCGTCTTCGGACCCGTGGCCCGCGAACTCCGCGAGAAGAAGTTCCTCAAGATCGTCTCGCTCGCTCCCGAAGTTATTTAG
- a CDS encoding type Z 30S ribosomal protein S14, whose amino-acid sequence MATTAKRVKDAKKPKFKSRQHNRCQICGRPRAFLRKFGICRLCFRGLALKGEIPGVVKSSW is encoded by the coding sequence ATGGCAACGACCGCAAAGCGCGTCAAAGACGCAAAGAAGCCCAAGTTCAAGTCCCGCCAGCACAACCGCTGCCAGATCTGCGGTCGTCCGCGCGCGTTCCTCCGGAAGTTCGGCATCTGCCGTCTCTGCTTCCGCGGCCTCGCGCTCAAGGGCGAGATTCCGGGCGTCGTCAAGTCGTCCTGGTAA
- the rpmC gene encoding 50S ribosomal protein L29, translating to MELSKLRTQTDEELKGTQNTAAEQLFRIRFQKSLGNLEGIKQIKPLKLDIARAKTIARERTLAAEKAAKPAVVRTAPPASTRTARKKAKV from the coding sequence ATGGAACTCTCCAAGCTTCGCACTCAGACGGACGAAGAACTCAAGGGCACGCAAAACACCGCGGCTGAGCAGCTCTTCCGCATCCGTTTCCAGAAGAGCCTCGGCAACCTCGAAGGCATCAAGCAGATTAAGCCTTTGAAGCTCGACATCGCGCGCGCCAAGACCATCGCCCGTGAGCGCACGCTCGCCGCCGAGAAGGCCGCCAAACCTGCGGTGGTTCGCACCGCTCCCCCCGCAAGCACACGCACCGCCCGCAAGAAAGCGAAGGTCTAA
- the rplE gene encoding 50S ribosomal protein L5 has translation MAARLKEKYHAEIRDAVAKELNITNAMAIPKLEKIVINMGLGEATQNVKIMDPLVADLGAITGQKPVTTKAKKSIAAFKVREGMPIGAMVTLRGDKMYEFLDRLISVALPRVRDFRGVSSKSFDGRGNYTLGLRDQLIFAEIDYAKVDKLKGMNVTIVTTAKDDNGARTLLKAFGVPFRTGN, from the coding sequence ATGGCAGCACGTTTGAAAGAGAAGTATCACGCGGAGATCCGCGACGCCGTTGCGAAGGAACTGAACATCACGAATGCGATGGCGATTCCGAAGCTCGAGAAGATTGTGATCAACATGGGTCTCGGCGAAGCCACCCAGAACGTGAAGATCATGGATCCCCTGGTTGCCGACCTCGGCGCGATCACCGGCCAGAAGCCCGTGACCACCAAGGCCAAGAAGTCCATCGCCGCCTTCAAGGTGCGCGAGGGCATGCCCATCGGCGCCATGGTCACCCTGCGCGGCGACAAGATGTACGAGTTCCTCGACCGCCTGATTTCGGTCGCCCTGCCCCGCGTCCGCGACTTCCGCGGCGTCTCGTCGAAGTCCTTCGACGGTCGTGGCAACTACACCCTCGGCCTGCGCGACCAGCTCATCTTCGCCGAGATCGACTATGCGAAGGTGGACAAGCTCAAGGGCATGAACGTCACCATCGTGACCACCGCCAAGGACGATAACGGCGCCCGCACCCTGCTCAAGGCCTTCGGCGTGCCCTTCCGCACCGGTAACTAA
- the secY gene encoding preprotein translocase subunit SecY: MFEKFANIFRIPDLRNRVLFTLGLLAVYRLGAHIPTPGINADLLAQFFNQNSGSALGLVDLFSGGNLRKLTVFALGIMPYITASIIFQLLTVIYEPLAKLQKEGEMGRRKITQWTRYVTVLLAIVQSFAIALTLTNTSTGQSMVTIGKFAFIPMCVITLTTGTAFIMWLGEQITERGIGNGMSLLIFTGIVVGLPRGVQELYTKATTQAWGPLTPLIIILLVAAMIAVVAFIIFVERSERRIPVQYAKRVVGRKMMGGQTIHLPLKVNSGGVMPVIFASSILSAPLLFSGMSFFGSGPLRDTKIVGPILAALAPGEPWYVLLQMVAIVFFAYFYISIVFRPDDIADNMRKNGGFIPGIRPGKRTSDFINDVLTRITLVGAIYLIIITTIPTLLISGIHFNHLFLIGPIFDHLPAAFTQGLGVNFYFGGTSLLIVVGVAMDTVNQIESQLIMRHYDGFSPKSGRIKGRRSW, translated from the coding sequence ATGTTTGAGAAATTCGCCAACATCTTCCGCATCCCAGACCTCCGCAACCGCGTGCTCTTCACGCTTGGCCTGCTTGCCGTCTATCGCCTCGGCGCACACATTCCCACCCCTGGCATCAACGCCGACCTGCTCGCCCAGTTCTTCAATCAGAACTCCGGCTCCGCGCTCGGCCTGGTCGACCTCTTCTCGGGCGGAAACCTCCGCAAGCTGACTGTCTTCGCGCTCGGCATCATGCCCTACATCACCGCCTCCATCATCTTCCAGCTGCTCACCGTCATCTATGAGCCGCTTGCGAAGTTGCAGAAGGAAGGTGAGATGGGCCGCCGCAAGATCACGCAGTGGACCCGCTACGTCACGGTCCTGCTCGCGATCGTGCAGTCGTTTGCCATCGCCTTGACCCTGACCAACACCTCGACCGGTCAGTCCATGGTCACCATCGGCAAGTTCGCCTTCATTCCGATGTGCGTGATCACCCTGACGACCGGCACCGCCTTCATCATGTGGCTGGGTGAGCAGATCACCGAGCGTGGTATCGGCAACGGTATGTCGCTTCTGATCTTCACCGGTATCGTCGTGGGCCTGCCCCGTGGCGTGCAGGAGCTCTACACCAAGGCCACCACGCAGGCCTGGGGCCCGCTGACCCCGCTCATCATCATCCTGCTCGTTGCAGCGATGATCGCGGTGGTAGCCTTCATCATCTTCGTCGAGCGCTCGGAGCGCCGCATTCCGGTGCAGTACGCCAAGCGCGTCGTCGGCCGCAAGATGATGGGCGGACAGACCATCCATCTCCCGCTGAAGGTCAACTCCGGCGGCGTCATGCCGGTCATCTTCGCCAGCTCCATCCTCTCGGCGCCCCTGCTGTTCTCCGGCATGAGCTTCTTCGGCTCCGGTCCTCTGCGCGATACCAAGATCGTCGGACCCATCCTCGCCGCACTCGCACCGGGAGAGCCCTGGTACGTCCTGCTGCAGATGGTCGCGATCGTCTTCTTCGCGTACTTCTACATCTCCATCGTCTTCCGTCCCGATGACATCGCCGACAACATGCGCAAGAACGGTGGCTTTATCCCGGGCATTCGCCCCGGAAAGCGCACCTCGGACTTCATCAACGATGTCCTCACGCGCATCACACTCGTCGGCGCGATCTACCTGATCATCATCACGACGATCCCGACGCTGCTGATCAGCGGTATCCACTTCAACCACTTATTCCTCATCGGGCCGATCTTCGACCATCTCCCGGCCGCCTTTACCCAGGGCCTCGGTGTCAACTTCTACTTCGGCGGCACCTCGCTGCTCATCGTAGTCGGTGTCGCCATGGACACGGTCAACCAGATCGAATCGCAGCTCATCATGCGCCACTACGACGGCTTCTCGCCCAAAAGCGGTCGCATCAAGGGCCGTCGCAGCTGGTAG
- the rpmJ gene encoding 50S ribosomal protein L36: MKVRASVKKICDKCKVIHRHGVVRVICEISKHKQRQG, translated from the coding sequence ATGAAGGTTCGCGCCTCCGTCAAGAAGATTTGTGACAAGTGCAAGGTCATTCACCGCCACGGCGTTGTGCGTGTCATTTGCGAGATCAGCAAGCACAAGCAGCGCCAGGGCTAA
- the rpsH gene encoding 30S ribosomal protein S8, which translates to MNLTDPVADFLTRIRNSIRARHQKLDVPASKLKAEIARILKEEGYIANFKPTEENGMKVIRVYLKYGPNNEPVIRDLKRISRPGCRVYLGRDEIRRVQGGLGIAIMTTPKGVMTGRQARREGVGGEILAEVW; encoded by the coding sequence ATGAACCTCACCGATCCAGTAGCCGATTTCCTTACGCGTATCCGCAACTCCATCCGCGCCCGTCACCAGAAGCTTGACGTTCCCGCCTCGAAGCTCAAGGCCGAGATCGCCCGCATCCTCAAAGAGGAGGGCTACATTGCCAACTTCAAGCCGACCGAAGAGAACGGCATGAAGGTCATTCGCGTGTACCTCAAGTATGGCCCCAACAACGAGCCTGTCATCCGCGACCTCAAGCGCATCTCGCGCCCCGGCTGCCGCGTGTACCTCGGCCGCGATGAGATCCGTCGCGTGCAGGGTGGCCTCGGCATTGCGATCATGACCACCCCCAAGGGCGTCATGACCGGCCGCCAAGCTCGCCGCGAAGGCGTTGGCGGAGAGATCCTCGCCGAAGTCTGGTAA
- a CDS encoding toll/interleukin-1 receptor domain-containing protein, which translates to MDDKSCSIFISHAAVDEALAVSLKGSIEKALPGHKVFVSSDPTDLKLGDEWIPKILRSLETAQFVLVLATERGLSRKWVWFEAGRTWFTGVTMLPCCVGRLRKSQLPAPFSSRMGANIDDPADLKSVFESLRLHFGELAELPDYEDLAKTMIRLDVRAEERNKILDDPFMVERLRDLNDTMSRLSPAERETIRQFVIHRELSTAGVKMKVKNSGIDMARWSVPDHLVQITGWISPKSGNKPYDDMQLNVYSINPEMLPLLTTYFLAKD; encoded by the coding sequence ATGGACGATAAGTCATGCTCGATATTTATCAGTCACGCTGCGGTAGATGAGGCTTTAGCCGTCTCTCTAAAGGGGTCGATCGAGAAGGCCTTGCCTGGACACAAGGTATTCGTGTCCAGCGACCCAACTGACCTTAAGCTCGGCGACGAGTGGATTCCCAAGATTCTCCGATCCTTGGAGACTGCACAATTCGTTCTTGTGCTCGCAACAGAAAGAGGCCTCAGTCGTAAGTGGGTTTGGTTCGAGGCGGGTCGTACATGGTTCACCGGGGTTACAATGTTGCCGTGTTGCGTTGGTCGGCTCCGAAAGAGTCAATTGCCCGCTCCATTCTCAAGCCGTATGGGCGCAAACATCGATGATCCCGCCGATCTAAAAAGTGTTTTCGAATCTCTGCGCCTCCATTTTGGAGAGTTGGCTGAACTTCCCGATTATGAGGATCTCGCTAAGACAATGATTCGCCTTGATGTCCGGGCGGAAGAGCGCAATAAAATACTCGATGATCCCTTTATGGTGGAACGGCTTAGAGACCTCAATGACACCATGAGCAGGCTGTCGCCCGCGGAGCGCGAGACTATCAGACAGTTTGTGATTCATCGGGAGCTCAGTACGGCAGGTGTGAAAATGAAGGTCAAGAATTCTGGTATTGATATGGCGAGATGGTCAGTTCCCGACCATCTCGTACAGATCACTGGATGGATTAGCCCTAAATCTGGAAATAAGCCCTATGACGACATGCAACTAAATGTCTATTCAATCAACCCTGAGATGCTGCCCTTGCTGACTACCTATTTTCTCGCGAAAGATTAG
- the rpsQ gene encoding 30S ribosomal protein S17, with protein sequence MADTQVATTPATPEAAASRRNEKVGIVVSTKMQKTIAVEIEMRKAHPKYKRVMKSNKKFYAHDEQNSARVGDVVRIRETRPLSKLKRWTLEEIVRRSSLSQLSDAKPVVAAPAK encoded by the coding sequence ATGGCAGATACCCAGGTAGCCACCACTCCCGCCACCCCCGAAGCAGCGGCATCGCGCCGCAACGAGAAGGTCGGCATCGTTGTTTCGACCAAGATGCAGAAGACCATCGCGGTTGAGATCGAGATGCGCAAGGCGCACCCCAAGTACAAGCGCGTCATGAAGTCGAACAAGAAGTTCTACGCGCATGACGAGCAGAACTCGGCACGCGTGGGCGACGTCGTCCGCATCCGCGAGACCAGGCCATTGTCGAAGCTGAAGCGCTGGACGCTCGAAGAGATCGTTCGCCGCTCCTCGCTCTCGCAGCTCTCCGACGCGAAGCCGGTCGTTGCCGCTCCTGCTAAGTAA
- the rplF gene encoding 50S ribosomal protein L6: protein MSRIGKKPIALPAGVKYTVADGVATVEGPKGKVTALIPAGITLVTKDGQLLVERENDKQAAFHGLARSLVFNAVTGVTTGWTKDIDIVGIGYRAELKGKEMVVFTLGYSHPIEFPLPTGIDVTVDAKQTHLVVSGIDRQKVGQVAADMRSLRKPDPYKNKGVRYTGEKLKKKVGKTGAK, encoded by the coding sequence ATGTCTCGTATTGGCAAGAAGCCCATCGCTCTGCCCGCCGGCGTGAAGTACACCGTTGCGGATGGCGTCGCCACCGTGGAAGGCCCCAAGGGCAAAGTGACCGCGCTGATCCCGGCCGGCATCACCCTCGTCACCAAGGATGGACAGCTCCTCGTGGAGCGTGAGAACGACAAGCAGGCAGCCTTCCATGGCCTCGCCCGCTCGCTCGTCTTCAACGCCGTCACCGGCGTCACCACCGGCTGGACCAAAGACATCGATATCGTCGGTATCGGATACCGCGCCGAACTCAAGGGCAAGGAGATGGTCGTGTTCACGCTCGGCTACTCGCACCCCATTGAGTTCCCGCTGCCCACCGGCATCGATGTCACCGTCGACGCCAAGCAGACGCACCTCGTCGTCTCGGGCATCGATCGCCAGAAGGTTGGCCAGGTTGCCGCCGACATGCGCTCGCTCCGTAAGCCGGATCCCTACAAGAACAAGGGCGTCCGCTACACCGGAGAGAAGCTGAAGAAGAAGGTCGGCAAGACGGGCGCTAAGTAA
- the rplP gene encoding 50S ribosomal protein L16 yields MLMPKKVKYRKQQRGRMCGKAWRGSDLSFGDYGLKVMECGYITDRQIEACRIAMTRFIKRSGKVWLRLFPDKPITKKPAETRMGKGKGAPDHWVAVVRPGKIMFEMEGVSPELAREAMRLAAHKLPLKTSFIMRHDAEVKYAAANKVK; encoded by the coding sequence ATGTTGATGCCAAAGAAGGTCAAGTATCGCAAGCAGCAGCGCGGCCGCATGTGCGGCAAGGCGTGGCGCGGCAGCGATCTCTCGTTCGGCGACTACGGCCTTAAGGTCATGGAGTGCGGTTACATCACCGACCGCCAGATCGAAGCCTGCCGTATTGCCATGACGCGTTTCATCAAGCGTAGCGGTAAGGTCTGGCTCCGCCTTTTCCCGGACAAGCCGATCACGAAGAAGCCGGCCGAAACCCGTATGGGTAAGGGTAAGGGAGCTCCGGATCACTGGGTTGCCGTCGTCCGCCCCGGCAAGATCATGTTCGAGATGGAAGGTGTGTCTCCTGAGCTTGCTCGTGAAGCGATGCGCCTCGCCGCTCACAAGCTTCCGCTCAAGACCAGCTTCATCATGCGCCACGACGCGGAAGTCAAGTACGCCGCGGCCAACAAGGTCAAGTAA
- the rplO gene encoding 50S ribosomal protein L15 encodes MANRNLSNLRAPKKANENKKRIGRGMGSGMGKTSTRGHKGQGSRSGSSLMRGFEGGQMPLHRRLPKRGFTNIFRVEYQVLGLDRIAEVIAETGDASELTLARIISLGLLRKKGALIKVLANGELTTAVTVHAHKFSATAKAAIEKAGGQAIVIA; translated from the coding sequence ATGGCAAATCGTAATCTCTCCAATCTGCGCGCTCCCAAGAAGGCGAATGAAAACAAGAAGCGCATCGGCCGCGGTATGGGCTCAGGCATGGGTAAGACCTCGACCCGCGGTCACAAGGGTCAGGGCTCCCGCTCGGGTTCGTCCCTCATGCGTGGCTTCGAAGGCGGTCAGATGCCCCTTCACCGCCGTCTTCCCAAGCGCGGATTCACCAACATCTTCCGCGTGGAGTACCAGGTGCTCGGTCTCGACCGCATCGCCGAGGTAATCGCCGAGACCGGCGACGCGTCCGAACTCACGCTCGCCCGCATCATCTCGCTGGGCCTCCTCCGCAAGAAGGGCGCGCTCATCAAGGTTCTGGCCAACGGTGAGCTCACCACCGCGGTCACCGTTCACGCCCACAAGTTCTCGGCGACTGCCAAGGCAGCCATTGAGAAGGCCGGCGGACAGGCCATCGTCATCGCGTAG
- the rpsM gene encoding 30S ribosomal protein S13 — MARIAGVDVPNNKQARIGLTYIFGIGDSRAAKILAEADIDPIAKIGTLDEDQLNRIRQVIEAQGQIEGDLRKEISLNIKRLIEIQSYRGLRHRRSLPVRGQRTHTNARTRKGPRKGTVAGKKKATK; from the coding sequence ATGGCACGTATTGCTGGAGTCGATGTCCCTAACAACAAACAGGCGCGCATCGGTCTCACCTACATCTTCGGCATCGGCGATTCCCGCGCCGCCAAGATTCTCGCAGAAGCCGATATCGATCCCATCGCGAAGATCGGTACGCTCGACGAGGATCAACTCAATCGCATCCGTCAGGTGATCGAAGCCCAGGGCCAGATCGAGGGCGATCTCCGCAAGGAAATCTCGCTCAACATCAAGCGCCTGATTGAGATCCAGTCCTACCGCGGTCTCCGTCACCGCCGTTCGCTTCCCGTCCGCGGACAGCGCACCCACACCAACGCCCGCACTCGTAAGGGCCCGCGCAAGGGTACCGTTGCCGGCAAGAAGAAAGCGACGAAATAA
- the rpsE gene encoding 30S ribosomal protein S5, with protein sequence MAMKPKLDANRLNLKDEVVSINRVTKVVKGGKNMSFAALVVVGDPGEGIVGYGSGKAKEVPQAIRKGIEAAKKNLHKVNLTETTIPHQVLGHFGAGSVMLKPAPEGTGIIAGKTVRAVMTSAGVQNVLTKSLGSANPHNVIKATFDALIQLRNKAEVAALRGKSVDEL encoded by the coding sequence ATGGCAATGAAACCAAAGCTCGATGCGAACCGCCTCAACCTCAAGGATGAGGTCGTCTCCATCAATCGCGTCACCAAGGTCGTCAAGGGTGGTAAGAACATGTCGTTCGCCGCGCTTGTCGTGGTGGGAGATCCCGGCGAAGGTATCGTCGGCTACGGCTCCGGCAAGGCGAAGGAAGTTCCCCAGGCTATCCGCAAGGGAATCGAAGCCGCCAAGAAGAACCTGCACAAGGTCAACCTCACCGAGACCACCATTCCTCACCAGGTGCTGGGCCACTTCGGCGCAGGTTCGGTGATGTTGAAGCCGGCTCCTGAAGGAACCGGAATCATCGCCGGCAAGACGGTTCGCGCCGTCATGACCTCGGCCGGTGTGCAGAACGTGCTCACCAAGAGCCTCGGTTCCGCCAACCCGCACAACGTCATCAAGGCTACGTTCGACGCTCTCATCCAGCTTCGCAACAAGGCCGAAGTCGCCGCTCTGCGCGGTAAATCAGTAGACGAACTCTAA
- the map gene encoding type I methionyl aminopeptidase, whose amino-acid sequence MAIMIKSPSEIEKMRHSGKLLREVHNTIAPYVVEGATTMDLEKIAQAKIDQLGAIAAFKGYHGFPAALCTSLNQEVVHGMPSDKTVLKQGDILSIDCGLIVGGFYSDAAVTYAIGTPTPKIAKLLEVTQASLEAAIEAAQVGGRLFDISWAVQEMCEKAGFGVVKEFVGHGIGKQMHEDPQVPNYGSKGKGPRLKAGMVLAIEPMINAGKPEVKVLEDGWTAVTVDGSYSAHFEHTVAITNNGPQVLTR is encoded by the coding sequence ATGGCCATCATGATCAAGTCCCCCTCCGAGATTGAGAAGATGCGGCACTCCGGCAAGCTTCTCCGCGAGGTCCACAACACCATCGCCCCCTACGTCGTCGAGGGCGCCACGACCATGGACCTCGAGAAGATCGCGCAGGCCAAGATCGACCAGCTCGGCGCCATCGCGGCTTTCAAGGGCTACCACGGCTTTCCCGCCGCGCTTTGCACCTCGCTCAACCAGGAAGTCGTGCACGGCATGCCCAGCGACAAGACTGTCCTGAAGCAGGGTGACATCCTCTCCATCGATTGCGGTCTCATCGTCGGCGGCTTCTATTCGGACGCCGCCGTCACCTACGCCATCGGCACCCCCACCCCCAAGATCGCCAAGCTCCTCGAAGTCACGCAAGCCTCCCTCGAAGCCGCCATCGAAGCCGCCCAGGTCGGCGGACGCCTCTTCGATATCTCATGGGCTGTCCAGGAGATGTGCGAGAAGGCCGGCTTCGGCGTGGTCAAGGAGTTCGTAGGCCACGGCATCGGCAAGCAGATGCACGAAGACCCGCAGGTCCCCAACTACGGTTCCAAAGGCAAGGGTCCCCGCCTGAAAGCCGGCATGGTCCTCGCCATCGAGCCGATGATCAACGCCGGCAAGCCCGAAGTAAAAGTCCTCGAAGACGGCTGGACCGCAGTCACGGTAGACGGCAGCTACAGCGCTCACTTCGAACACACCGTTGCCATCACCAACAACGGCCCCCAGGTCCTGACTCGTTAG